Part of the Drosophila kikkawai strain 14028-0561.14 chromosome 3L, DkikHiC1v2, whole genome shotgun sequence genome is shown below.
CATTCCCGTTGATAACTGTAAGTcctaagaaaaattataatgtaCTAAATTGggatatatattcatttatatttgtgtTACTTTCTTTATTTCCCTCGTACATAGATTATCACATAcggaaatttgaaaatttagtGGAACTTCAAATTGGATGCTCTGATATTGGAattgatattgatattttggTACTCTGTGCACCGCTAAAAAAACTGCGAATAATGCATTTGAGAGACGTAAGGATTATCGCCACCGAACAAAATGAAGTCCATCTGTCAGTTATACCTTTGGAGGAGCTACTCCTTTCGGGTTGTGAAATATTGATAGAATTTCCAGCGTGCTTCAAACTCAAAACCATAGATTTAATGGACAATGTGGAAAAAAATGTTGGAGCTTTggaacaattaattttcagcCAAGAAAGAAGTCTGGAAAGCCTTAGCTTTGAACGCTTCcttaataatgaaatatttatagatattatTCAATCATTCCCAAAATTGCGATACCTTTACCTACCTGTCCTAAATGTCAAGATAGACCTTGAATTTGTCAGGCAAATCGTTGATATCCTGCGGGGAAACGGGGTTACACCGAAAAATCCTTTCGTGCTCAAGGTAAACCAATATAACAGAAAGTATAAGCATCTACTACGCTGGGTATGTTATACTctaatagaatatatataatttttaatttaatatttatttttacagctAAAATTTATATCACATCCCGAATTAATAAAGGTTGAGTATTTATAATTACAGAAGTAATGCAGTACGTTTTgcagtaataataataagataaataaattattatgtaaaacatgaaataaaataagtgcCCAGTTGCATttcttatttgaatttatattcattttattattattattaattatttcttatcaGCTTTTTTTacttgcctttttttttttgcttaattcCAGAGAATTGTATGTTCAACGCCTATCTCTCGATTCCTCTCTTAACATACACTACTAAAAGCCTTTGGCTGTAGGATCAATGtttgtaaataattcattttaagtttttgttaAAATCAACAACATTTTCGTCTCCAATATCAAATGAAGAATATTgcatattaattaacaaaaacagATACTTGTAGTTTGCAGTATCACAAAATCGAAAACTTAtctaatattttcaatttaagttCTATTATTTAAGGAAAGCAAGAGTATTACCTCGTCGGCTTGCTTAATTTACCTTCTGCCTCTCTCATTTCAAAAGACACTCTTTCTAATCTAAGTAGACTTTTGTGTTTCGAGTAAGTCATGACCAGTCCATCAGTTCTCAGTTTGCCAGCTCTCGAGTgatacattgagaaaaagttCAGTGATTGAAATGGAGTGTTCaagaaatataacaaatttgCCGGTTGAAATTCTCGAtcttctatttaaatattgtggAGATATGACGAACAAACTCCACTTGGCCCAAACCCATCCGTATTTGGTAGAAGCCTTTGCCTATCATTGTCGGAATTTGTTCGAATGCATCTCAAACGATAAAGAAATAAGTTTGAGCTCTTGGCGGTTTATTTTGCCAGTCTGTGgatcaaatataaaaacaattcaCAAAAATATTCGAGATAGTTCTGATGAGGAGCTTGTCAACTTGGTTGCACTACACTGctcaaaattggaaaaaattaagctCAGCTTCGAAACGGACAGTGTGGATTGTGTGAAATCTTTAATATGCCAGAGACAGAATTCTCTAAAGGCTATTAGGCTTATACTGATGTTAAGATCAGAATCTCGAGAATTGAATACTAAGATGCTTCATGAATTTCCAGAATTGCCCTTGCTGGAAGAGCTTAAAATTACCAACATTCCCATTGAGaactgtaagaaaaatataaatatatatgtaaatatagaatattttaattgcttttccaCATAGATGATCACAtacagaaatttaaaaatttggtaAAACTTGAAATTGGATGCTGGGGTTTAACGAAACATGTTATTGATGTTTTTGCACTCTGTGCACCTCTAAAGAAACTGCAGATTCTGTTCTTGAGGGGCGTGAGAATTATTGCCTCTGAACAAACTAAAATCCACCTGCCAGTATTACAATTGAAGAAGCTAAGCATTACGTGTGAGCAACATAACAGTCACGCTGAAGTTCAACGATTCATTTTGAGCCAAGGAAAGAGCCTGGAAAGCTTACGCTACGATTGTGAACTAGTATCATATAGTAATGAAGATTTTCTAGAGGTTATTCGAATATGCCGAAGCTTGAGAATCTGTATGCTGCCAGTGCAAGACTTCATCTTCGACCTTGAGTGTGTTGAGGAAATCCTTGTTATCCTGAGGCAAAACGGGGTCACAGAGGATAATCCTTTCCTACTTGTGCCATTAGATTTATTCGACAGATATGAAGAAGTAGTAGAATTGGTAAGTTAAGACTTAATTCCATAGATTTAAATgttgattaaatatttattacagcTCAAATGTTCATCGAGTCCCGAGTTAATAATACCCTGTATACTTTCTTTACTGGACAACTAGTTAAACAAAGACATTCCTTAAgatgaattattatttcttgttGCTTAACTATTGTCAAAGAATAATATAatcaaaatatgtaatattttaaatattgtttaataacctaaaaacaaattaaaagttattaatgcTGGATATCctgaattaataaatattatatttattcaaaacCATTCCTcacccaaaaataaacttttaagtaatatttaaacattttatatttgaatttttctaatAAACACGTGCTTTTATTATGTTGGAACCAGATATATACGACAGCTGCAAAGGAAAAACAAGTCAGagtcataaatatatatttccaaaaatatatattaatcttACCCAGTGATGCAGCCAATGTATTTTGCTAACTTCATCTAACACCAGCTCCAAAGG
Proteins encoded:
- the LOC108080593 gene encoding uncharacterized protein; this translates as MQFSSHFAQFTSETLRKSSVIEMESKRNITDLPLEILDLLFGYCGDSTNKVYLAVTHPYLVQGFVYHCRNSIEYLYFNAEISLSFWRTILPVCGSYIKGIVRCIANNIDDHAELSDLISLHCTKLEKIKLFFVMDDISWVKSLICQVQSTLRDIELKVLLNKMNSKMLHEFPELPLLERLCIFNIPVDNYYHIRKFENLVELQIGCSDIGIDIDILVLCAPLKKLRIMHLRDVRIIATEQNEVHLSVIPLEELLLSGCEILIEFPACFKLKTIDLMDNVEKNVGALEQLIFSQERSLESLSFERFLNNEIFIDIIQSFPKLRYLYLPVLNVKIDLEFVRQIVDILRGNGVTPKNPFVLKVNQYNRKYKHLLRWLKFISHPELIKVEYL
- the LOC108080612 gene encoding uncharacterized protein, whose translation is MECSRNITNLPVEILDLLFKYCGDMTNKLHLAQTHPYLVEAFAYHCRNLFECISNDKEISLSSWRFILPVCGSNIKTIHKNIRDSSDEELVNLVALHCSKLEKIKLSFETDSVDCVKSLICQRQNSLKAIRLILMLRSESRELNTKMLHEFPELPLLEELKITNIPIENYDHIQKFKNLVKLEIGCWGLTKHVIDVFALCAPLKKLQILFLRGVRIIASEQTKIHLPVLQLKKLSITCEQHNSHAEVQRFILSQGKSLESLRYDCELVSYSNEDFLEVIRICRSLRICMLPVQDFIFDLECVEEILVILRQNGVTEDNPFLLVPLDLFDRYEEVVELLKCSSSPELIIPCILSLLDN